The proteins below are encoded in one region of Ciconia boyciana chromosome 31, ASM3463844v1, whole genome shotgun sequence:
- the ILF3 gene encoding interleukin enhancer-binding factor 3 isoform X8, producing MRPMRIFVNDDRHVMAKHSAVYPTQEELEAVQNMVSHTERALKAVSDWIDEQEKVSGEQPETESMETAAEEENKEGGDQKATEQLTRTLRGVMRVGLVAKGLLLKGDLDLELVLLCKDKPTTDLLEKVADNLGVQLAAITEDKYEIIQSVGDAAIVIKNTKEPPLTLTIHLTSPVVREEMEKQLAGETLSVNDSPDVLDRQKCLAALASLRHAKWFQARANGLKSCVIVIRVLRDLCTRVPTWAPLRGWPLELLCEKSIGTANRPMGAGEALRRVLECLASGIVMPDGSGIYDPCEKEATDAIGHLDRQQREDITQSAQHALRLAAFGQLHKVLGMDPLPSKMPKKPKNENPVDYTVQIPPSTTYAVTPMKRPMEEDGEEKSPSKKKKKIQKKEEKLEPPQAMNALMKLNQLKPGLQYKLVSQTGPVHAPIFTMSVEIDGSTFEASGPSKKTAKLHVAVKVLQDMGLPTGVEGKESGKGDESAEETEQKPVVVAPPPVVETVSTPTAASPPSDQTPENVKQQGPILTKHGKNPVMELNEKRRGLKYELISETGGSHDKRFVMEVEVDGQKFQGAGSNKKVAKAYAALAALEKLFPDAPVAIEQNKKKRAPVPARGGPKFAVKHNPGFGMGGPMHNEVPPPPNMRGRGRGGNIRGRGRGRGGFGGNHGGYMNAGAGYGSYGYGGNSATAGYSQFYSNGGHSNSGSGGGGSSGYGSYYQGGDNYNSPVPPKHGGKKQQHGGQQKPSYGSGYQSHQGQQQQSYNQNQYSNYGPPQGKQKGYNHGQGNYSSYSNSYNSPGGGGSDYNYESKFSYGGNSGRGGGGNNYSGGASYNTGSHGGYGGGSGGGGSSYQGGYSSQSNYNSPGSGQNYSGPPSSYQASQGGYGRNDHSMNYQYR from the exons atg CGACCAATGCGTATTTTTGTGAACGACGACCGCCATGTGATGGCCAAACATTCGGCCGTTTACCCGacgcaggaggagctggaggccgTGCAGAATATGGTGTCCCACACGGAGCGAGCGCTCAAGGCTGTGTCCGACTGGATCGATGAGCAAGAAAAAGTCAGCGGGGAGCAGCCAGAGACAGAGTCCATGGAGACGGCAGCCgaagaggaaaacaaggaaggagG GGATCAGAAGGCCACAGAGCAGTTGACTAGGACCCTGCGTGGAGTGATGCGTGTAGGGCTTGTAGCAAAAGGCCTGTTACTGAAGGGGGACTTGGATCTTGAGCTAGTTCTTTTGTGCAAAGATAAACCCACCACAGATCTCCTGGAGAAAGTAGCTGACAATCTTGGAGTACAGCTTGCT GCTATTACCGAAGACAAGTACGAAATAATCCAGTCGGTCGGTGATGCTGCAATTGTAATTAAGAACACAAAAGAGCCGCCGTTGACGCTGACCATCCACTTGACGTCGCCCGTAGtcagagaagaaatggaaaaacagttaGCTGGAG AAACGCTATCAGTCAACGACTCCCCGGACGTTCTGGACAGGCAGAAATGCCTTGCTGCCTTGGCGTCACTGCGACACGCCAAGTGGTTCCAG GCCAGGGCTAACGGGCTGAAGTCGTGCGTCATAGTGATACGAGTGCTGCGAGACCTGTGTACTCGGGTTCCGACTTGGGCACCGCTGAGAGGATgg CCCCTAGAGCTGCTGTGTGAGAAATCTATTGGAACTGCTAACAGACCCATGGGCGCTGGCGAGGCTCTGAGGAGAGTTCTTGAATGCCTTGCCTCGGGAATCGTTATGCCAG ATGGTTCTGGTATTTATGATCCTTGTGAAAAAGAAGCCACTGATGCTATTGGGCATCTAGACAGACAACAAAGGGAAGATATCACACAGAGTGCTCAG CATGCTCTGAGACTTGCTGCTTTTGGCCAGCTTCACAAAGTCTTGGGGATGGATCCCCTGCCTTCCAAAATGCCCAAGAAACCAAAGAACGAAAACCCTGTTGACTATACTG TCCAGATTCCTCCCAGTACAACGTACGCTGTCACCCCCATGAAGCGTCCAATGGAGGAGGACGGAGAGGAGAAATCTcccagcaaaaagaaaaagaagattcaGAAAAAAG aGGAAAAACTCGAACCTCCCCAGGCCATGAATGCACTGATGAAACTAAACCAGCTAAAACCTGGGCTCCAGTACAAACTCGTCTCTCAGACCGGTCCTGTCCACGCTCCTATCTTTACAATGTCTGTGGAAATTGATGGCAGCACGTTTGAGGCATCGGGGCCTTCCAAAAAGACGGCCAAACTGCACGTGGCGGTGAAG GTGTTGCAAGATATGGGTTTACCCACAGGAGTGGAAGGCAAAGAATCTGGGAAAGGAGATGAATCGGCAGAGGAGACGGAACAGAAACCGGTCGTGGTTGCTCCTCCTCCTGTAGTAGAAACTGTCTCGACGcccactgctgcttctcctccttcagATCAAACCCCAGAG AATGTGAAACAACAGGGACCAATTCTGACGAAGCACGGCAAGAATCCCGTGATGGAGCTCAACGAGAAGCGGCGTGGGCTGAAATACGAACTGATTTCAGAAACGGGCGGCAGCCACGACAAGCGCTTTGTCATGGAG GTGGAGGTGGATGGGCAGAAATTCCAAGGAGCCGGTTCGAATAAAAAGGTGGCAAAAGCCTACGCTGCTCTGGCCGCGCTGGAGAAGTTGTTTCCAGATGCTCCCGTTGCCATTGagcaaaacaagaagaagaGAGCCCCCGTGCCAGCTAGAGGAGGACCCAAATTTGCAGTAAAA CACAACCCGGGTTTCGGGATGGGAGGCCCCATGCACAACGAAGTGCCCCCTCCGCCCAACATGCGCGGTCGTGGGAGAGGCGGCAACATCCGAGGCCGCGGCAGAGGCAGGGGCGGATTCGGCGGCAATCACGGCGGCTACATGAATGCAG GTGCGGGATATGGAAGCTATGGTTACGGAGGAAATTCCGCGACAGCAGGCTATA GCCAGTTCTACAGCAACGGCGGCCACTCCAACTCGGGGAGCGGAGGCGGCGGCTCCTCCGGCTACGGCTCCTACTACCAGGGCGGCGATAACTACAACTCGCCGGTTCCTCCGAAACACGGcggaaagaaacagcagcacgGAGGACAGCAAAAACCTTCCTACGGTTCGGGGTATCAGTCCCaccagggccagcagcagcagtcctacaaccaaaaccagtacagtAACTACGGCCCGCCGCAGGGCAAGCAAAAAGGCTACAACCACGGCCAAGGCAACTATTCCTCCTACTCCAACTCCTACAACTCGCCTGGCGGCGGAGGCTCCGATTACAACTACGAGAGCAAATTCA
- the ILF3 gene encoding interleukin enhancer-binding factor 3 isoform X1 has protein sequence MRPMRIFVNDDRHVMAKHSAVYPTQEELEAVQNMVSHTERALKAVSDWIDEQEKVSGEQPETESMETAAEEENKEGGDQKATEQLTRTLRGVMRVGLVAKGLLLKGDLDLELVLLCKDKPTTDLLEKVADNLGVQLAAITEDKYEIIQSVGDAAIVIKNTKEPPLTLTIHLTSPVVREEMEKQLAGETLSVNDSPDVLDRQKCLAALASLRHAKWFQARANGLKSCVIVIRVLRDLCTRVPTWAPLRGWPLELLCEKSIGTANRPMGAGEALRRVLECLASGIVMPDGSGIYDPCEKEATDAIGHLDRQQREDITQSAQHALRLAAFGQLHKVLGMDPLPSKMPKKPKNENPVDYTVQIPPSTTYAVTPMKRPMEEDGEEKSPSKKKKKIQKKGIELTREEKLEPPQAMNALMKLNQLKPGLQYKLVSQTGPVHAPIFTMSVEIDGSTFEASGPSKKTAKLHVAVKVLQDMGLPTGVEGKESGKGDESAEETEQKPVVVAPPPVVETVSTPTAASPPSDQTPENVKQQGPILTKHGKNPVMELNEKRRGLKYELISETGGSHDKRFVMEVEVDGQKFQGAGSNKKVAKAYAALAALEKLFPDAPVAIEQNKKKRAPVPARGGPKFAVKQHNPGFGMGGPMHNEVPPPPNMRGRGRGGNIRGRGRGRGGFGGNHGGYMNAGAGYGSYGYGGNSATAGYSQFYSNGGHSNSGSGGGGSSGYGSYYQGGDNYNSPVPPKHGGKKQQHGGQQKPSYGSGYQSHQGQQQQSYNQNQYSNYGPPQGKQKGYNHGQGNYSSYSNSYNSPGGGGSDYNYESKFSYGGNSGRGGGGNNYSGGASYNTGSHGGYGGGSGGGGSSYQGKQGGYSSQSNYNSPGSGQNYSGPPSSYQASQGGYGRNDHSMNYQYR, from the exons atg CGACCAATGCGTATTTTTGTGAACGACGACCGCCATGTGATGGCCAAACATTCGGCCGTTTACCCGacgcaggaggagctggaggccgTGCAGAATATGGTGTCCCACACGGAGCGAGCGCTCAAGGCTGTGTCCGACTGGATCGATGAGCAAGAAAAAGTCAGCGGGGAGCAGCCAGAGACAGAGTCCATGGAGACGGCAGCCgaagaggaaaacaaggaaggagG GGATCAGAAGGCCACAGAGCAGTTGACTAGGACCCTGCGTGGAGTGATGCGTGTAGGGCTTGTAGCAAAAGGCCTGTTACTGAAGGGGGACTTGGATCTTGAGCTAGTTCTTTTGTGCAAAGATAAACCCACCACAGATCTCCTGGAGAAAGTAGCTGACAATCTTGGAGTACAGCTTGCT GCTATTACCGAAGACAAGTACGAAATAATCCAGTCGGTCGGTGATGCTGCAATTGTAATTAAGAACACAAAAGAGCCGCCGTTGACGCTGACCATCCACTTGACGTCGCCCGTAGtcagagaagaaatggaaaaacagttaGCTGGAG AAACGCTATCAGTCAACGACTCCCCGGACGTTCTGGACAGGCAGAAATGCCTTGCTGCCTTGGCGTCACTGCGACACGCCAAGTGGTTCCAG GCCAGGGCTAACGGGCTGAAGTCGTGCGTCATAGTGATACGAGTGCTGCGAGACCTGTGTACTCGGGTTCCGACTTGGGCACCGCTGAGAGGATgg CCCCTAGAGCTGCTGTGTGAGAAATCTATTGGAACTGCTAACAGACCCATGGGCGCTGGCGAGGCTCTGAGGAGAGTTCTTGAATGCCTTGCCTCGGGAATCGTTATGCCAG ATGGTTCTGGTATTTATGATCCTTGTGAAAAAGAAGCCACTGATGCTATTGGGCATCTAGACAGACAACAAAGGGAAGATATCACACAGAGTGCTCAG CATGCTCTGAGACTTGCTGCTTTTGGCCAGCTTCACAAAGTCTTGGGGATGGATCCCCTGCCTTCCAAAATGCCCAAGAAACCAAAGAACGAAAACCCTGTTGACTATACTG TCCAGATTCCTCCCAGTACAACGTACGCTGTCACCCCCATGAAGCGTCCAATGGAGGAGGACGGAGAGGAGAAATCTcccagcaaaaagaaaaagaagattcaGAAAAAAGGTATTGAGTTAACAAGAG aGGAAAAACTCGAACCTCCCCAGGCCATGAATGCACTGATGAAACTAAACCAGCTAAAACCTGGGCTCCAGTACAAACTCGTCTCTCAGACCGGTCCTGTCCACGCTCCTATCTTTACAATGTCTGTGGAAATTGATGGCAGCACGTTTGAGGCATCGGGGCCTTCCAAAAAGACGGCCAAACTGCACGTGGCGGTGAAG GTGTTGCAAGATATGGGTTTACCCACAGGAGTGGAAGGCAAAGAATCTGGGAAAGGAGATGAATCGGCAGAGGAGACGGAACAGAAACCGGTCGTGGTTGCTCCTCCTCCTGTAGTAGAAACTGTCTCGACGcccactgctgcttctcctccttcagATCAAACCCCAGAG AATGTGAAACAACAGGGACCAATTCTGACGAAGCACGGCAAGAATCCCGTGATGGAGCTCAACGAGAAGCGGCGTGGGCTGAAATACGAACTGATTTCAGAAACGGGCGGCAGCCACGACAAGCGCTTTGTCATGGAG GTGGAGGTGGATGGGCAGAAATTCCAAGGAGCCGGTTCGAATAAAAAGGTGGCAAAAGCCTACGCTGCTCTGGCCGCGCTGGAGAAGTTGTTTCCAGATGCTCCCGTTGCCATTGagcaaaacaagaagaagaGAGCCCCCGTGCCAGCTAGAGGAGGACCCAAATTTGCAGTAAAA cAGCACAACCCGGGTTTCGGGATGGGAGGCCCCATGCACAACGAAGTGCCCCCTCCGCCCAACATGCGCGGTCGTGGGAGAGGCGGCAACATCCGAGGCCGCGGCAGAGGCAGGGGCGGATTCGGCGGCAATCACGGCGGCTACATGAATGCAG GTGCGGGATATGGAAGCTATGGTTACGGAGGAAATTCCGCGACAGCAGGCTATA GCCAGTTCTACAGCAACGGCGGCCACTCCAACTCGGGGAGCGGAGGCGGCGGCTCCTCCGGCTACGGCTCCTACTACCAGGGCGGCGATAACTACAACTCGCCGGTTCCTCCGAAACACGGcggaaagaaacagcagcacgGAGGACAGCAAAAACCTTCCTACGGTTCGGGGTATCAGTCCCaccagggccagcagcagcagtcctacaaccaaaaccagtacagtAACTACGGCCCGCCGCAGGGCAAGCAAAAAGGCTACAACCACGGCCAAGGCAACTATTCCTCCTACTCCAACTCCTACAACTCGCCTGGCGGCGGAGGCTCCGATTACAACTACGAGAGCAAATTCA
- the ILF3 gene encoding interleukin enhancer-binding factor 3 isoform X5 yields the protein MRPMRIFVNDDRHVMAKHSAVYPTQEELEAVQNMVSHTERALKAVSDWIDEQEKVSGEQPETESMETAAEEENKEGGDQKATEQLTRTLRGVMRVGLVAKGLLLKGDLDLELVLLCKDKPTTDLLEKVADNLGVQLAAITEDKYEIIQSVGDAAIVIKNTKEPPLTLTIHLTSPVVREEMEKQLAGETLSVNDSPDVLDRQKCLAALASLRHAKWFQARANGLKSCVIVIRVLRDLCTRVPTWAPLRGWPLELLCEKSIGTANRPMGAGEALRRVLECLASGIVMPDGSGIYDPCEKEATDAIGHLDRQQREDITQSAQHALRLAAFGQLHKVLGMDPLPSKMPKKPKNENPVDYTVQIPPSTTYAVTPMKRPMEEDGEEKSPSKKKKKIQKKEEKLEPPQAMNALMKLNQLKPGLQYKLVSQTGPVHAPIFTMSVEIDGSTFEASGPSKKTAKLHVAVKVLQDMGLPTGVEGKESGKGDESAEETEQKPVVVAPPPVVETVSTPTAASPPSDQTPENVKQQGPILTKHGKNPVMELNEKRRGLKYELISETGGSHDKRFVMEVEVDGQKFQGAGSNKKVAKAYAALAALEKLFPDAPVAIEQNKKKRAPVPARGGPKFAVKHNPGFGMGGPMHNEVPPPPNMRGRGRGGNIRGRGRGRGGFGGNHGGYMNAGAGYGSYGYGGNSATAGYSQFYSNGGHSNSGSGGGGSSGYGSYYQGGDNYNSPVPPKHGGKKQQHGGQQKPSYGSGYQSHQGQQQQSYNQNQYSNYGPPQGKQKGYNHGQGNYSSYSNSYNSPGGGGSDYNYESKFSYGGNSGRGGGGNNYSGGASYNTGSHGGYGGGSGGGGSSYQGKQGGYSSQSNYNSPGSGQNYSGPPSSYQASQGGYGRNDHSMNYQYR from the exons atg CGACCAATGCGTATTTTTGTGAACGACGACCGCCATGTGATGGCCAAACATTCGGCCGTTTACCCGacgcaggaggagctggaggccgTGCAGAATATGGTGTCCCACACGGAGCGAGCGCTCAAGGCTGTGTCCGACTGGATCGATGAGCAAGAAAAAGTCAGCGGGGAGCAGCCAGAGACAGAGTCCATGGAGACGGCAGCCgaagaggaaaacaaggaaggagG GGATCAGAAGGCCACAGAGCAGTTGACTAGGACCCTGCGTGGAGTGATGCGTGTAGGGCTTGTAGCAAAAGGCCTGTTACTGAAGGGGGACTTGGATCTTGAGCTAGTTCTTTTGTGCAAAGATAAACCCACCACAGATCTCCTGGAGAAAGTAGCTGACAATCTTGGAGTACAGCTTGCT GCTATTACCGAAGACAAGTACGAAATAATCCAGTCGGTCGGTGATGCTGCAATTGTAATTAAGAACACAAAAGAGCCGCCGTTGACGCTGACCATCCACTTGACGTCGCCCGTAGtcagagaagaaatggaaaaacagttaGCTGGAG AAACGCTATCAGTCAACGACTCCCCGGACGTTCTGGACAGGCAGAAATGCCTTGCTGCCTTGGCGTCACTGCGACACGCCAAGTGGTTCCAG GCCAGGGCTAACGGGCTGAAGTCGTGCGTCATAGTGATACGAGTGCTGCGAGACCTGTGTACTCGGGTTCCGACTTGGGCACCGCTGAGAGGATgg CCCCTAGAGCTGCTGTGTGAGAAATCTATTGGAACTGCTAACAGACCCATGGGCGCTGGCGAGGCTCTGAGGAGAGTTCTTGAATGCCTTGCCTCGGGAATCGTTATGCCAG ATGGTTCTGGTATTTATGATCCTTGTGAAAAAGAAGCCACTGATGCTATTGGGCATCTAGACAGACAACAAAGGGAAGATATCACACAGAGTGCTCAG CATGCTCTGAGACTTGCTGCTTTTGGCCAGCTTCACAAAGTCTTGGGGATGGATCCCCTGCCTTCCAAAATGCCCAAGAAACCAAAGAACGAAAACCCTGTTGACTATACTG TCCAGATTCCTCCCAGTACAACGTACGCTGTCACCCCCATGAAGCGTCCAATGGAGGAGGACGGAGAGGAGAAATCTcccagcaaaaagaaaaagaagattcaGAAAAAAG aGGAAAAACTCGAACCTCCCCAGGCCATGAATGCACTGATGAAACTAAACCAGCTAAAACCTGGGCTCCAGTACAAACTCGTCTCTCAGACCGGTCCTGTCCACGCTCCTATCTTTACAATGTCTGTGGAAATTGATGGCAGCACGTTTGAGGCATCGGGGCCTTCCAAAAAGACGGCCAAACTGCACGTGGCGGTGAAG GTGTTGCAAGATATGGGTTTACCCACAGGAGTGGAAGGCAAAGAATCTGGGAAAGGAGATGAATCGGCAGAGGAGACGGAACAGAAACCGGTCGTGGTTGCTCCTCCTCCTGTAGTAGAAACTGTCTCGACGcccactgctgcttctcctccttcagATCAAACCCCAGAG AATGTGAAACAACAGGGACCAATTCTGACGAAGCACGGCAAGAATCCCGTGATGGAGCTCAACGAGAAGCGGCGTGGGCTGAAATACGAACTGATTTCAGAAACGGGCGGCAGCCACGACAAGCGCTTTGTCATGGAG GTGGAGGTGGATGGGCAGAAATTCCAAGGAGCCGGTTCGAATAAAAAGGTGGCAAAAGCCTACGCTGCTCTGGCCGCGCTGGAGAAGTTGTTTCCAGATGCTCCCGTTGCCATTGagcaaaacaagaagaagaGAGCCCCCGTGCCAGCTAGAGGAGGACCCAAATTTGCAGTAAAA CACAACCCGGGTTTCGGGATGGGAGGCCCCATGCACAACGAAGTGCCCCCTCCGCCCAACATGCGCGGTCGTGGGAGAGGCGGCAACATCCGAGGCCGCGGCAGAGGCAGGGGCGGATTCGGCGGCAATCACGGCGGCTACATGAATGCAG GTGCGGGATATGGAAGCTATGGTTACGGAGGAAATTCCGCGACAGCAGGCTATA GCCAGTTCTACAGCAACGGCGGCCACTCCAACTCGGGGAGCGGAGGCGGCGGCTCCTCCGGCTACGGCTCCTACTACCAGGGCGGCGATAACTACAACTCGCCGGTTCCTCCGAAACACGGcggaaagaaacagcagcacgGAGGACAGCAAAAACCTTCCTACGGTTCGGGGTATCAGTCCCaccagggccagcagcagcagtcctacaaccaaaaccagtacagtAACTACGGCCCGCCGCAGGGCAAGCAAAAAGGCTACAACCACGGCCAAGGCAACTATTCCTCCTACTCCAACTCCTACAACTCGCCTGGCGGCGGAGGCTCCGATTACAACTACGAGAGCAAATTCA
- the ILF3 gene encoding interleukin enhancer-binding factor 3 isoform X3, which yields MRPMRIFVNDDRHVMAKHSAVYPTQEELEAVQNMVSHTERALKAVSDWIDEQEKVSGEQPETESMETAAEEENKEGGDQKATEQLTRTLRGVMRVGLVAKGLLLKGDLDLELVLLCKDKPTTDLLEKVADNLGVQLAAITEDKYEIIQSVGDAAIVIKNTKEPPLTLTIHLTSPVVREEMEKQLAGETLSVNDSPDVLDRQKCLAALASLRHAKWFQARANGLKSCVIVIRVLRDLCTRVPTWAPLRGWPLELLCEKSIGTANRPMGAGEALRRVLECLASGIVMPDGSGIYDPCEKEATDAIGHLDRQQREDITQSAQHALRLAAFGQLHKVLGMDPLPSKMPKKPKNENPVDYTVQIPPSTTYAVTPMKRPMEEDGEEKSPSKKKKKIQKKGIELTREEKLEPPQAMNALMKLNQLKPGLQYKLVSQTGPVHAPIFTMSVEIDGSTFEASGPSKKTAKLHVAVKVLQDMGLPTGVEGKESGKGDESAEETEQKPVVVAPPPVVETVSTPTAASPPSDQTPENVKQQGPILTKHGKNPVMELNEKRRGLKYELISETGGSHDKRFVMEVEVDGQKFQGAGSNKKVAKAYAALAALEKLFPDAPVAIEQNKKKRAPVPARGGPKFAVKQHNPGFGMGGPMHNEVPPPPNMRGRGRGGNIRGRGRGRGGFGGNHGGYMNAGAGYGSYGYGGNSATAGYSQFYSNGGHSNSGSGGGGSSGYGSYYQGGDNYNSPVPPKHGGKKQQHGGQQKPSYGSGYQSHQGQQQQSYNQNQYSNYGPPQGKQKGYNHGQGNYSSYSNSYNSPGGGGSDYNYESKFSYGGNSGRGGGGNNYSGGASYNTGSHGGYGGGSGGGGSSYQGGYSSQSNYNSPGSGQNYSGPPSSYQASQGGYGRNDHSMNYQYR from the exons atg CGACCAATGCGTATTTTTGTGAACGACGACCGCCATGTGATGGCCAAACATTCGGCCGTTTACCCGacgcaggaggagctggaggccgTGCAGAATATGGTGTCCCACACGGAGCGAGCGCTCAAGGCTGTGTCCGACTGGATCGATGAGCAAGAAAAAGTCAGCGGGGAGCAGCCAGAGACAGAGTCCATGGAGACGGCAGCCgaagaggaaaacaaggaaggagG GGATCAGAAGGCCACAGAGCAGTTGACTAGGACCCTGCGTGGAGTGATGCGTGTAGGGCTTGTAGCAAAAGGCCTGTTACTGAAGGGGGACTTGGATCTTGAGCTAGTTCTTTTGTGCAAAGATAAACCCACCACAGATCTCCTGGAGAAAGTAGCTGACAATCTTGGAGTACAGCTTGCT GCTATTACCGAAGACAAGTACGAAATAATCCAGTCGGTCGGTGATGCTGCAATTGTAATTAAGAACACAAAAGAGCCGCCGTTGACGCTGACCATCCACTTGACGTCGCCCGTAGtcagagaagaaatggaaaaacagttaGCTGGAG AAACGCTATCAGTCAACGACTCCCCGGACGTTCTGGACAGGCAGAAATGCCTTGCTGCCTTGGCGTCACTGCGACACGCCAAGTGGTTCCAG GCCAGGGCTAACGGGCTGAAGTCGTGCGTCATAGTGATACGAGTGCTGCGAGACCTGTGTACTCGGGTTCCGACTTGGGCACCGCTGAGAGGATgg CCCCTAGAGCTGCTGTGTGAGAAATCTATTGGAACTGCTAACAGACCCATGGGCGCTGGCGAGGCTCTGAGGAGAGTTCTTGAATGCCTTGCCTCGGGAATCGTTATGCCAG ATGGTTCTGGTATTTATGATCCTTGTGAAAAAGAAGCCACTGATGCTATTGGGCATCTAGACAGACAACAAAGGGAAGATATCACACAGAGTGCTCAG CATGCTCTGAGACTTGCTGCTTTTGGCCAGCTTCACAAAGTCTTGGGGATGGATCCCCTGCCTTCCAAAATGCCCAAGAAACCAAAGAACGAAAACCCTGTTGACTATACTG TCCAGATTCCTCCCAGTACAACGTACGCTGTCACCCCCATGAAGCGTCCAATGGAGGAGGACGGAGAGGAGAAATCTcccagcaaaaagaaaaagaagattcaGAAAAAAGGTATTGAGTTAACAAGAG aGGAAAAACTCGAACCTCCCCAGGCCATGAATGCACTGATGAAACTAAACCAGCTAAAACCTGGGCTCCAGTACAAACTCGTCTCTCAGACCGGTCCTGTCCACGCTCCTATCTTTACAATGTCTGTGGAAATTGATGGCAGCACGTTTGAGGCATCGGGGCCTTCCAAAAAGACGGCCAAACTGCACGTGGCGGTGAAG GTGTTGCAAGATATGGGTTTACCCACAGGAGTGGAAGGCAAAGAATCTGGGAAAGGAGATGAATCGGCAGAGGAGACGGAACAGAAACCGGTCGTGGTTGCTCCTCCTCCTGTAGTAGAAACTGTCTCGACGcccactgctgcttctcctccttcagATCAAACCCCAGAG AATGTGAAACAACAGGGACCAATTCTGACGAAGCACGGCAAGAATCCCGTGATGGAGCTCAACGAGAAGCGGCGTGGGCTGAAATACGAACTGATTTCAGAAACGGGCGGCAGCCACGACAAGCGCTTTGTCATGGAG GTGGAGGTGGATGGGCAGAAATTCCAAGGAGCCGGTTCGAATAAAAAGGTGGCAAAAGCCTACGCTGCTCTGGCCGCGCTGGAGAAGTTGTTTCCAGATGCTCCCGTTGCCATTGagcaaaacaagaagaagaGAGCCCCCGTGCCAGCTAGAGGAGGACCCAAATTTGCAGTAAAA cAGCACAACCCGGGTTTCGGGATGGGAGGCCCCATGCACAACGAAGTGCCCCCTCCGCCCAACATGCGCGGTCGTGGGAGAGGCGGCAACATCCGAGGCCGCGGCAGAGGCAGGGGCGGATTCGGCGGCAATCACGGCGGCTACATGAATGCAG GTGCGGGATATGGAAGCTATGGTTACGGAGGAAATTCCGCGACAGCAGGCTATA GCCAGTTCTACAGCAACGGCGGCCACTCCAACTCGGGGAGCGGAGGCGGCGGCTCCTCCGGCTACGGCTCCTACTACCAGGGCGGCGATAACTACAACTCGCCGGTTCCTCCGAAACACGGcggaaagaaacagcagcacgGAGGACAGCAAAAACCTTCCTACGGTTCGGGGTATCAGTCCCaccagggccagcagcagcagtcctacaaccaaaaccagtacagtAACTACGGCCCGCCGCAGGGCAAGCAAAAAGGCTACAACCACGGCCAAGGCAACTATTCCTCCTACTCCAACTCCTACAACTCGCCTGGCGGCGGAGGCTCCGATTACAACTACGAGAGCAAATTCA